Proteins from a genomic interval of bacterium:
- a CDS encoding tetratricopeptide repeat protein yields MVIPKNPSGPAPDAGATESPPPWLNALGELLDKIDPKDSEKALRDLEEFIQGDSTWAQVQGIPQQMLLDIAERGYLKFKSGRMKEAEILFKGLSALDHKTAYYHTALGAIYQKQENYLDALAEYTAAIELDPEDATAYVNRGEIYYLLGSDDLPMQDFEAAIQLDPQGKDPWANRARFLKKQVLDERAEYDAAEKAAKG; encoded by the coding sequence ATGGTCATTCCGAAAAATCCATCCGGTCCCGCTCCCGACGCCGGAGCGACAGAGTCTCCGCCGCCTTGGCTCAACGCGCTGGGCGAGTTGCTCGACAAGATCGATCCCAAGGATTCCGAGAAGGCGCTGCGCGACCTGGAAGAGTTTATTCAGGGGGATTCGACTTGGGCCCAGGTCCAAGGGATTCCCCAGCAGATGCTCTTGGACATCGCCGAAAGAGGCTATCTCAAGTTCAAGAGCGGACGCATGAAGGAGGCCGAGATACTGTTCAAGGGGCTCTCCGCTCTGGATCACAAGACCGCTTATTACCACACGGCCTTGGGCGCGATTTACCAGAAGCAGGAGAATTACCTCGATGCCCTGGCCGAATACACGGCGGCCATCGAGCTCGATCCCGAGGACGCCACGGCCTATGTCAATCGCGGCGAGATCTACTACCTGCTCGGCTCCGATGACTTGCCGATGCAGGATTTCGAAGCCGCGATCCAGCTCGATCCCCAGGGCAAGGATCCCTGGGCCAACCGGGCCCGCTTCCTCAAGAAGCAGGTCCTCGACGAGCGGGCCGAGTACGATGCCGCGGAAAAGGCGGCGAAGGGTTGA